One part of the Chloroflexota bacterium genome encodes these proteins:
- a CDS encoding HAD family hydrolase, whose translation MVDLPVQAVDADALIFDVGGVFLIPHPEPVAEMLDPHGIVFDRLQIEQAHYAGVVALDGHLGPNDIPGQYLVSFLEALGVHVDHREHAHGLLSQLWSMPERDWWSHHVPGSRDGLRALHEAGHTLAVISNANGRVEQQLRSYGICQVGEGAGTPVRAVIDSHVFGVEKPDPRIFHHVSDLLGLPPERCVYVGDTVRYDVLGARAAGFQPFHFDPYGVCRSTDVHPHLRSVADLGNLLA comes from the coding sequence ATGGTCGATCTGCCAGTCCAGGCTGTCGATGCCGACGCCCTGATCTTCGACGTGGGCGGCGTCTTCCTGATCCCCCACCCTGAGCCGGTCGCCGAGATGCTCGATCCGCACGGCATCGTCTTTGACCGGCTGCAGATCGAGCAGGCGCATTACGCGGGTGTGGTTGCGCTGGACGGCCACCTCGGCCCGAACGACATCCCTGGCCAGTACCTCGTGTCATTCCTGGAGGCGCTTGGCGTTCATGTGGATCACCGCGAGCACGCCCATGGCCTGCTCTCGCAGTTGTGGTCGATGCCCGAGCGCGACTGGTGGAGCCACCATGTACCCGGCTCGCGGGACGGCCTGCGGGCGCTCCACGAGGCCGGCCACACCCTGGCGGTCATCAGCAACGCCAATGGCCGCGTCGAGCAGCAGCTTCGCAGCTACGGCATCTGCCAGGTCGGCGAGGGGGCTGGCACGCCCGTCCGCGCGGTGATCGACTCGCATGTCTTCGGCGTCGAGAAGCCGGACCCGCGCATCTTCCATCATGTCTCGGACCTGCTGGGGCTGCCGCCTGAGCGCTGCGTCTACGTCGGCGACACCGTCCGCTACGATGTGCTGGGGGCGCGGGCGGCCGGCTTCCAGCCGTTCCACTTCGACCCATACGGCGTCTGCCGGAGCACGGATGTCCACCCGCACCTGCGCTCAGTGGCGGACCTCGGCAACCTGCTGGCCTGA
- a CDS encoding pyridoxamine 5'-phosphate oxidase family protein, which translates to MFHQGNRELQAHFDSERLADKLAERAAERSVRIRDDDRAFIESRDMFFLATADAEGRPNCSYKGGDPGFVRVVDDQTIAFPSYDGNGMYLSAGNTLVNPHVGLLFIDFGGDVGGDAGSGGSDSGRRLRLNGEATIDLADPLLAEYPGAEMIVRVRAREIFANCPRYIHRYRLVERSVYVPHADETPPEPEWKRSDWAREALPKRRP; encoded by the coding sequence ATGTTCCACCAGGGGAACCGCGAGTTGCAGGCCCATTTCGACAGCGAGCGGCTGGCCGACAAGCTCGCGGAGCGGGCCGCCGAGCGCAGCGTCCGCATCCGCGACGACGACCGCGCCTTCATCGAGTCGCGCGACATGTTCTTCCTGGCGACCGCCGACGCCGAAGGCCGCCCCAACTGCTCGTACAAGGGCGGCGACCCTGGCTTCGTGCGCGTGGTGGACGACCAGACCATCGCCTTCCCCAGCTACGACGGTAACGGCATGTACCTCTCGGCGGGGAACACCCTGGTCAACCCGCACGTCGGGCTGCTGTTTATCGACTTTGGCGGCGATGTCGGGGGCGATGCTGGCAGCGGCGGCTCCGACAGCGGGCGACGGCTCCGGCTCAACGGCGAGGCCACCATCGACCTCGCGGACCCGCTCCTGGCCGAGTACCCCGGCGCAGAGATGATCGTGCGGGTGCGGGCGCGCGAGATCTTCGCGAACTGCCCGCGCTACATCCACCGCTACCGGCTGGTGGAGCGCTCGGTCTACGTGCCGCACGCCGACGAGACGCCGCCCGAGCCGGAGTGGAAGCGCAGCGACTGGGCACGCGAAGCGCTGCCGAAGCGGCGTCCGTAG
- a CDS encoding uridine kinase: MAEQAGSRRQTVINALADAVLSIERGHPVRVAVDGWSCSGKTSIADELAAEVGARGRSIMRVHIDDFHCKGYRDRSHIGEWTPRLYWDEGYDYDIFRAWVLEPLGPGGDRRCRTDLRTTWNDQETPAVWHDIADNAVAIVDGTPLLHPLLASHWDYVIWLQVDIEMLVERACRRDGLWYGSREAAERRYRGFRQPGHELYERLAAPSRHAHAVVDNCNFESPRLLRVGQP, encoded by the coding sequence ATGGCCGAGCAAGCCGGTAGCCGCCGCCAGACGGTCATCAACGCGCTCGCCGACGCTGTGTTGTCAATCGAGCGCGGACATCCGGTCCGCGTGGCAGTTGACGGCTGGTCTTGCTCGGGCAAGACATCCATTGCGGACGAGCTTGCAGCGGAAGTCGGGGCGCGTGGACGCTCGATCATGCGTGTCCACATCGATGATTTCCACTGCAAGGGCTATCGTGACCGCTCCCATATCGGTGAGTGGACACCGCGGCTGTACTGGGACGAGGGGTACGACTACGACATTTTCCGCGCCTGGGTGCTGGAGCCGCTTGGGCCGGGCGGCGACCGTCGCTGCCGAACAGATTTACGCACCACCTGGAACGATCAAGAAACACCAGCGGTCTGGCATGACATCGCAGACAATGCAGTGGCCATTGTTGACGGCACCCCGCTGCTTCACCCCCTGCTCGCAAGCCACTGGGACTACGTGATCTGGCTCCAAGTCGATATCGAGATGCTGGTGGAGCGGGCCTGTCGGCGCGATGGTCTATGGTACGGCTCCCGCGAGGCCGCGGAGCGGCGCTACCGTGGCTTTCGACAACCGGGGCACGAACTGTATGAGCGACTGGCCGCGCCGTCCCGGCACGCTCACGCAGTTGTCGACAACTGCAACTTCGAGTCGCCGAGGCTGCTCCGCGTCGGGCAGCCCTGA